From a region of the Pseudomonadaceae bacterium SI-3 genome:
- a CDS encoding homoserine acetyltransferase yields MLEIEREKRLIELGDLALESGQTLQKARLCYQVVGSPNAQRDNIVLIPSYYGGSHWGSLPLLGAGSPLANGDYCVVLTNLFGAGWSSSPSNATAGQGGAEFPHITLADNVRAQRMLLDQLFGPTWQLHLVTGWSMGGMQALYWALLFPEKVQRILPFCCTARCWPHNFVFLEGVKAALQADSAWQGGRYIEAPERGLRAFGRAYAGWAYSQAFFRAELWRELGFTSLDALLDYWEQDHLEQDANDLLCVLDTWQSADPSALPGFGSLDEALSQLSARAIIMPSSSDLYFTVEDARHEASLMPNAELRVLESDWGHCAGGPGRSPQAMAQVFAAMHDLLAS; encoded by the coding sequence GTGCTTGAGATAGAAAGGGAAAAAAGACTCATCGAACTGGGCGATCTAGCGCTTGAAAGCGGCCAGACGTTGCAGAAAGCGCGGCTCTGCTATCAGGTCGTCGGCTCGCCGAATGCACAGCGAGACAACATCGTGCTGATTCCCAGCTACTACGGTGGATCGCATTGGGGCAGTCTGCCCCTGCTTGGTGCAGGCAGCCCCCTGGCCAATGGTGACTACTGCGTGGTGTTGACCAATCTGTTCGGTGCCGGCTGGTCCAGCTCGCCGAGCAATGCCACCGCAGGGCAGGGCGGCGCGGAATTTCCGCACATAACGCTGGCGGACAACGTGCGTGCGCAACGCATGTTGCTCGACCAGCTGTTTGGCCCAACATGGCAATTGCACTTGGTGACGGGTTGGTCCATGGGCGGGATGCAGGCGCTTTACTGGGCATTGTTGTTCCCTGAAAAGGTGCAACGCATCCTGCCGTTTTGCTGCACGGCGCGCTGCTGGCCGCACAATTTCGTCTTCCTTGAAGGTGTTAAGGCAGCTCTGCAGGCCGATTCGGCGTGGCAGGGTGGGCGTTATATCGAGGCGCCCGAGCGCGGCTTGCGAGCCTTCGGCCGCGCGTACGCTGGCTGGGCTTACTCGCAGGCGTTCTTTCGCGCCGAGCTATGGCGTGAGCTGGGTTTCACCAGTCTCGACGCCTTGCTCGATTATTGGGAACAGGACCACCTGGAGCAGGACGCCAACGATCTGCTTTGCGTGCTCGATACCTGGCAGTCAGCCGATCCGTCCGCGCTGCCCGGGTTTGGCAGCCTGGACGAGGCGCTGTCCCAGCTTTCTGCTCGGGCGATCATCATGCCCAGCAGCAGTGATCTCTATTTCACCGTTGAAGACGCGCGACACGAAGCCTCGTTGATGCCAAACGCCGAGCTGCGTGTACTTGAGTCTGACTGGGGCCACTGCGCTGGCGGGCCGGGGCGCAGTCCGCAGGCTATGGCGCAGGTCTTCGCCGCCATGCATGACCTGCTGGCGTCCTGA
- the glnT gene encoding type III glutamate--ammonia ligase has product MTTFPLSQIDELKQSLQDKGVKYAMASYVDMHGVIKGKFVPLAHLGQMLRGSELYTGAALDGVPQQISDNEVAAMPDPASATQCSWNRSLAWFASDLYLDGKPFDACSRGILKRQTEAAAEMGYSFNLGIETEFFLYKDTPDGGFAPLSDRDTAAKPCYDPRLLMDNLPVIDELVEAMNEMGWGVYSFDHEDANGQFETDFKYSDALTMADRFVFFRMMANEIARKHGAFATFMPKPSAQRTGSGAHYNMSLADLASGKNLFEVDGDDPHGCGVSPLAYHFIAGILKHAKAICAVIAPTVNSYKRLIRKGAMSGSTWAPVFVCYGNNNRTNMLRIPSQGARVECRAADIGCNPYLGAAMILAAGLEGVREKLEPGQPHRENMYDYSEKDVADMGIETLPRTLSEAIDAFEADPLSRQVFGDAMYQAFVDYKRDEWNAYHTHVSDWEIQRYLKFF; this is encoded by the coding sequence ATGACGACCTTTCCGCTTTCCCAGATCGACGAACTCAAACAGAGCCTGCAGGACAAAGGCGTCAAGTACGCCATGGCCAGCTACGTGGACATGCACGGCGTGATCAAAGGCAAATTCGTGCCACTGGCGCATCTCGGCCAGATGCTGCGTGGCTCGGAGCTGTATACCGGGGCGGCGCTGGACGGCGTCCCGCAGCAGATCAGCGACAACGAAGTCGCCGCCATGCCGGACCCGGCCAGCGCCACCCAGTGCAGCTGGAACCGCAGCCTGGCCTGGTTCGCCAGTGATCTGTACCTGGACGGCAAGCCGTTCGACGCCTGCTCGCGCGGCATTCTCAAGCGCCAAACCGAGGCTGCAGCCGAGATGGGCTACAGCTTCAATCTGGGCATTGAGACCGAATTCTTCCTCTATAAGGACACCCCGGACGGCGGCTTCGCCCCGCTCAGCGATCGCGATACCGCAGCCAAACCCTGCTACGACCCGCGCCTGCTGATGGACAACCTGCCGGTAATCGACGAACTGGTGGAGGCCATGAACGAGATGGGCTGGGGCGTCTACTCCTTCGACCACGAGGACGCCAACGGCCAGTTCGAAACCGACTTCAAGTACTCGGACGCGTTGACCATGGCCGACCGCTTCGTGTTCTTCCGCATGATGGCCAATGAGATCGCCCGCAAGCATGGTGCCTTCGCGACCTTCATGCCCAAGCCCTCGGCGCAGCGCACCGGTAGCGGCGCGCACTACAACATGTCGCTGGCGGATCTGGCGTCTGGCAAGAATCTCTTTGAGGTGGACGGTGATGACCCGCACGGCTGTGGTGTCTCCCCGCTCGCCTACCACTTCATCGCTGGCATCCTGAAACACGCCAAGGCCATTTGCGCAGTGATCGCGCCCACCGTGAACAGCTACAAGCGGCTGATTCGCAAAGGCGCCATGTCCGGCTCGACCTGGGCACCGGTGTTCGTCTGCTACGGCAACAACAACCGCACCAACATGCTGCGTATTCCGTCCCAAGGCGCGCGCGTGGAATGTCGCGCCGCCGATATCGGCTGCAACCCTTATCTCGGCGCCGCGATGATCCTTGCCGCAGGTCTCGAAGGGGTCCGTGAAAAGCTTGAGCCAGGCCAGCCGCACCGCGAGAACATGTACGACTACAGCGAAAAGGACGTCGCGGACATGGGCATCGAGACCCTGCCGCGCACGCTGTCCGAAGCCATCGACGCCTTCGAAGCCGACCCGCTGTCCCGCCAGGTCTTCGGCGACGCCATGTACCAGGCCTTCGTCGACTACAAGCGCGACGAATGGAATGCCTACCACACCCATGTTTCCGACTGGGAAATCCAGCGCTACCTGAAATTCTTCTGA
- a CDS encoding PAS domain S-box protein — protein MPKDSIDILWVVLCAGLVFNMQIGFLCLEAGLTRSKNAINVATKNMADLCIALLLYWSFGFALMFGTSQDGVMGTGLFMLELAVDDSWPLAFFLFQAMFCTTAATIVSGAAAERMRFNAYLIVAALSAGLIYPLFGHWAWGGALREGQGWLAQQGFVDFAGSTVVHGVGGWIALATVMVIGPRAGRFDSKWLRQNMPGSNLPLAMLGGLLLLFGWFGFNGGSTLSFDGRVPGIVVNTVVAGMAGMALAMLLSQWRHGYVEPVALLNGMLAGLVAITASAHAVSIADSLLIGAGGGLAMWLADRLLVRCAIDDAVGAVPVHLAAGLWGTVAVALCGDPLLLGTGLSRFDQLMVQLQGVLVCAVWAFGVTYLLLRLINRYYPMRVNPDDERVGLNVSEHGARTELIELLDAMAEHQRLGQFQREVDVEPFTEVGQIAEQYNKVIRALQHAVAKTQSIVRDIRDGIVTYGHDGILTSCNPGAERLFGLPAEQIVGQPFQRFVVGNSASLLPEAGGELKTELMLHGKDGELFAAELTASQGNRPQDAFVCMVRDITERRQIEEQLFAEKMLAQVTLASIGDGVITTDRAGRVRYLNPSAERLIGWSQAAAQGLVLDEVYQLFDEATGARLLNAASLGLRRRSDRQDRTERAPGILHRPDGTQLAVQDAVAPIRDAEGAVIGTVLTFRDVTVTRQLAHKLTFQANHDNLTGLVNRSAFERQIESLLREYTGGEHVLCYMDLDQFKVVNDTCGHAAGDELLRQLGQLLRGRVRGSDLLARLGGDEFGILFNECSLIQAVRIAEDIRHAVDEFRFSWEGKSFAVGASIGLVAIDEHAKTLGPLLGAADSACYAAKDGGRNRVHVYQADDQQLMERRGEMQWTHRLRQALDGDLLRLFVQPIVRAAGDDGSQRYEVLVRMQGEDGSIIPPGAFMPAAERYDLAPAVDRWVVGNFLAWVGDLRRRPGASLGHYSINLSATSLGEESFLEFVLSAIERHQIPANCLCFEITETAAIANLSRAMTFMNSLKAVGCSFALDDFGSGLSSFGYLKTLPVDYLKIDGSFVRDIDRDPIARAMVASINNIGHEMGLSTVAEFVESAAILECLQDIGVDYVQGYHLGRPGPLAELSGVRMMPR, from the coding sequence ATGCCGAAAGACTCGATCGATATTCTCTGGGTCGTGCTGTGCGCCGGTCTGGTCTTCAACATGCAGATTGGGTTTTTGTGCCTGGAAGCCGGCCTGACGCGAAGCAAGAACGCCATCAACGTCGCGACCAAGAACATGGCTGACCTGTGCATCGCCTTGCTGCTCTATTGGTCATTCGGTTTCGCGCTTATGTTCGGCACCAGTCAGGACGGGGTGATGGGCACGGGTCTGTTCATGCTTGAACTTGCGGTCGACGACAGTTGGCCGCTGGCTTTTTTCCTGTTCCAGGCAATGTTCTGTACGACCGCCGCCACCATCGTTTCGGGCGCGGCCGCCGAACGTATGCGCTTCAACGCCTACCTGATCGTCGCCGCGCTGTCGGCTGGTCTGATCTACCCCTTGTTCGGCCATTGGGCATGGGGCGGCGCCTTGCGTGAAGGTCAGGGTTGGCTCGCGCAGCAAGGATTTGTCGACTTTGCGGGCTCGACCGTGGTGCACGGCGTAGGCGGGTGGATCGCGCTGGCAACGGTGATGGTCATCGGCCCGCGCGCGGGCCGCTTCGATAGCAAATGGCTGCGACAGAACATGCCGGGCTCTAACCTGCCACTGGCGATGCTCGGCGGCTTGCTGTTGCTGTTCGGCTGGTTCGGCTTCAACGGTGGCAGCACCTTGAGTTTCGATGGGCGCGTGCCGGGAATCGTCGTCAATACCGTTGTGGCAGGCATGGCTGGCATGGCGTTGGCGATGCTGTTATCGCAATGGCGGCACGGCTACGTGGAGCCCGTTGCGTTGCTCAACGGCATGCTGGCGGGGTTAGTGGCAATCACCGCGAGTGCTCATGCGGTCAGCATTGCCGACTCCCTGCTGATCGGGGCAGGCGGCGGCCTGGCGATGTGGCTGGCAGACCGGCTGTTGGTGCGCTGCGCCATCGATGATGCGGTCGGCGCGGTTCCGGTTCACCTGGCGGCTGGCTTGTGGGGCACTGTGGCGGTAGCGCTGTGTGGTGACCCGCTGCTGCTCGGCACCGGCCTGAGTCGCTTCGATCAACTGATGGTTCAGTTGCAGGGCGTGCTGGTTTGCGCGGTCTGGGCGTTCGGCGTCACCTATCTGCTGTTGCGGCTGATCAATCGGTACTACCCGATGCGGGTGAACCCCGATGATGAGCGCGTGGGATTGAACGTCAGCGAACATGGCGCACGCACCGAACTGATCGAACTGCTCGACGCCATGGCTGAACACCAACGTCTGGGGCAGTTCCAGCGCGAAGTGGATGTTGAGCCGTTCACCGAGGTCGGGCAGATCGCCGAGCAATACAACAAGGTGATCCGTGCCCTGCAACACGCAGTGGCGAAGACGCAGAGCATCGTGCGGGACATCCGCGACGGCATCGTCACCTATGGCCATGACGGCATTCTGACCAGCTGCAACCCCGGCGCGGAGCGGCTGTTCGGTTTACCGGCCGAGCAGATTGTCGGGCAACCCTTTCAACGTTTTGTCGTGGGCAACAGTGCGTCGCTGTTGCCGGAAGCCGGCGGCGAGCTGAAAACCGAATTGATGCTCCACGGTAAAGACGGCGAGTTGTTTGCCGCGGAGCTGACCGCCAGCCAGGGAAACCGCCCGCAGGACGCCTTCGTTTGCATGGTGCGAGACATCACCGAACGCCGACAGATCGAGGAGCAGTTGTTCGCGGAGAAAATGCTCGCCCAGGTCACGCTCGCTTCCATCGGCGATGGCGTGATCACCACCGACAGGGCCGGGCGCGTGCGCTATCTCAACCCCAGCGCCGAGCGGCTGATTGGCTGGAGCCAGGCCGCCGCGCAGGGGCTGGTGCTTGACGAGGTCTACCAGCTATTCGACGAGGCCACCGGTGCGCGGCTGCTCAATGCCGCCAGCCTCGGCCTTCGGCGCAGAAGTGACCGTCAGGATCGCACCGAGCGTGCGCCGGGCATCCTTCATCGACCTGATGGCACGCAATTGGCTGTACAGGATGCGGTTGCGCCCATCCGCGACGCCGAGGGTGCCGTCATCGGTACTGTGCTGACCTTTCGTGATGTCACGGTCACCCGCCAGCTGGCTCACAAGCTGACGTTCCAGGCCAATCACGACAACCTGACCGGGCTGGTCAATCGCTCCGCGTTCGAGCGCCAGATCGAGTCGCTGCTGCGCGAATACACCGGTGGCGAGCATGTTCTCTGCTACATGGACCTGGACCAGTTCAAGGTGGTGAACGACACCTGCGGCCATGCCGCCGGTGACGAGCTGCTGCGCCAACTGGGTCAGCTACTGAGAGGCCGTGTGCGGGGCAGTGATCTGCTGGCGCGCCTGGGCGGCGATGAGTTCGGCATCCTCTTCAATGAGTGTTCGTTGATTCAGGCGGTGCGGATTGCCGAAGACATACGCCACGCGGTTGACGAGTTTCGCTTCAGTTGGGAGGGCAAGAGTTTCGCGGTTGGCGCCAGCATCGGTCTGGTGGCCATCGACGAGCACGCGAAAACGCTCGGCCCCTTGCTTGGTGCTGCCGACAGTGCCTGTTATGCGGCCAAGGACGGCGGTCGCAACCGCGTGCATGTGTATCAGGCGGACGACCAACAGCTGATGGAACGCCGCGGCGAGATGCAATGGACGCACCGGCTACGGCAAGCACTGGATGGCGACCTGCTGCGTTTGTTCGTGCAGCCGATCGTGCGTGCCGCAGGCGACGACGGTTCGCAGCGCTATGAAGTGCTGGTACGCATGCAGGGCGAGGATGGCAGCATCATTCCCCCCGGCGCCTTCATGCCCGCGGCTGAACGTTACGATCTGGCACCGGCGGTGGATCGCTGGGTGGTCGGCAATTTCCTGGCATGGGTCGGCGATCTACGTCGTCGTCCCGGTGCGTCGCTGGGGCATTATTCGATCAACCTGTCGGCAACCTCGCTGGGTGAGGAAAGCTTTCTCGAATTCGTCCTGTCGGCCATCGAGCGTCACCAGATCCCCGCCAATTGCCTGTGTTTTGAAATCACCGAAACCGCGGCGATCGCCAACCTCAGCCGTGCCATGACCTTCATGAACAGCCTCAAGGCTGTGGGTTGCAGCTTCGCACTGGACGACTTTGGCTCTGGCCTGTCGTCGTTCGGGTACCTCAAAACCCTGCCGGTGGATTATCTGAAGATCGACGGCAGTTTCGTTCGGGACATTGATCGCGATCCCATCGCGCGGGCAATGGTGGCGTCGATCAACAACATCGGCCATGAAATGGGGCTGAGTACCGTGGCGGAGTTCGTTGAGTCAGCGGCTATCCTCGAGTGCCTGCAGGATATCGGCGTTGACTACGTGCAGGGTTACCACCTGGGCCGGCCGGGACCGCTCGCCGAGCTCTCCGGCGTGCGGATGATGCCGCGCTGA
- a CDS encoding lipid kinase, with translation MQANTFKRALCAGAVIIAALSPFAAQAEEKKTFDIAWTIYAGWMPWKYADESGIMKKWADKYGIEVNITQINDYVESINQYTAGQFDGVVATSMDALSIPAAGGVDTTALIVGDYSNGNDGLVMKGTADLKSLEGQQIHLVELSVSHYLLAQALDSVGMSERDVQVVNTSDADLVAAFSTDDVRNVVTWNPLLDEVAAMPGAHKAFDSSQIPGHIKDLTIVNSETLADNPDFGKALVGAWYEVMGILESDTEEGAKARAALGQASGTDQAGYESQLKGMKMFWKPADSLAFIESDEAYQAMDSVRQFSFDHGLLGDGADSVDFVGIAMPGDKLLGSDANVKLRFDTTYMQMAADGKL, from the coding sequence ATGCAAGCCAATACGTTCAAGCGGGCACTCTGTGCCGGCGCCGTGATCATTGCAGCCCTTTCGCCTTTTGCTGCGCAGGCCGAGGAAAAGAAAACCTTCGACATCGCCTGGACGATCTACGCCGGCTGGATGCCGTGGAAGTACGCCGACGAGTCGGGAATCATGAAGAAATGGGCAGACAAGTACGGAATCGAGGTGAACATCACCCAGATCAACGACTACGTCGAATCGATCAACCAGTACACCGCCGGCCAGTTCGACGGCGTAGTCGCCACCAGCATGGATGCGCTCTCGATCCCGGCTGCCGGCGGCGTAGACACCACGGCCCTGATCGTCGGGGACTACTCCAACGGCAACGACGGCTTGGTGATGAAGGGCACTGCCGATCTGAAATCCCTCGAAGGCCAGCAGATTCATCTGGTCGAGCTGTCGGTCTCGCATTACCTGCTGGCCCAGGCACTGGACAGTGTGGGCATGAGCGAGCGCGACGTGCAGGTGGTGAACACCTCGGATGCCGACCTGGTCGCGGCGTTCAGCACCGACGACGTGCGCAACGTCGTCACCTGGAACCCGCTGCTCGATGAAGTCGCTGCCATGCCCGGCGCGCACAAGGCCTTCGACTCCAGCCAGATCCCGGGCCATATCAAGGACCTGACCATCGTCAACAGCGAAACCCTGGCGGACAACCCGGACTTCGGCAAAGCGCTGGTAGGCGCCTGGTATGAGGTGATGGGCATCCTCGAAAGCGATACCGAGGAAGGCGCCAAGGCACGAGCAGCCCTGGGACAAGCATCGGGCACCGATCAAGCCGGTTACGAAAGCCAGCTCAAGGGCATGAAGATGTTCTGGAAGCCGGCCGATTCGCTGGCCTTCATCGAAAGCGACGAGGCCTACCAAGCCATGGACAGCGTTCGCCAGTTCTCCTTCGATCACGGCTTGCTAGGCGACGGCGCCGACTCGGTAGATTTCGTCGGCATCGCCATGCCGGGCGACAAGTTGCTCGGCTCCGATGCCAACGTCAAACTGCGCTTCGATACCACCTACATGCAGATGGCGGCGGACGGAAAGTTGTAA
- a CDS encoding response regulator: MSGLCSKVLVIEDEALIGMLLEDMLQDIGCEHVELVPRFAEGMQAAESGDFDLAVLDVNLDGVNSFPIADRLIDRHIPLVFATGYGSVGMDPRYAHIPTLQKPFFFSDLERVVRQALAID; this comes from the coding sequence ATGAGTGGTCTGTGTTCGAAGGTACTGGTCATCGAGGATGAAGCGCTGATCGGCATGCTGCTGGAAGACATGCTGCAGGACATCGGCTGCGAACATGTGGAACTGGTGCCACGCTTTGCGGAAGGCATGCAGGCAGCCGAGAGCGGTGATTTCGACCTGGCAGTGCTGGACGTCAACCTGGACGGGGTCAATAGCTTTCCGATTGCGGATCGCCTGATCGACCGCCACATCCCGTTGGTGTTCGCGACCGGCTATGGCTCGGTCGGCATGGACCCGCGCTACGCGCACATTCCGACGCTGCAAAAGCCATTTTTCTTCAGTGACCTCGAGCGAGTCGTGCGCCAGGCCTTGGCGATTGACTGA
- a CDS encoding TetR family transcriptional regulator: protein MRRTKEDAEQTRLKIIAAALELFSKNGYSNTTLAMIADEAGFSRGPIYWHFKNKDELYQAVLGFSQQPLEKLITQSQSMAERPLEALEHFVSEWFRLLLEDRWHRQSFEILLNKTEFTEQMADTLARERKLTRDIVTLLETLIEAASPSIDPGTAKPHSRALFVYASLMGITHSWLFSPELFNLKSQQTLFTKQLLADCRPPEPA from the coding sequence ATGCGCCGTACCAAAGAAGACGCCGAACAAACCCGCCTGAAGATTATCGCCGCCGCGCTGGAGCTGTTCAGCAAAAACGGCTATTCCAACACGACCCTGGCGATGATCGCCGATGAGGCAGGCTTCAGCCGCGGACCGATCTACTGGCACTTCAAGAACAAGGATGAGTTGTACCAGGCGGTTCTGGGATTTTCCCAGCAGCCGTTGGAAAAACTGATTACCCAGAGCCAGAGCATGGCCGAGCGGCCGCTGGAGGCGCTCGAGCATTTCGTCAGCGAATGGTTTCGCCTGTTGCTGGAGGATCGCTGGCACCGGCAGTCATTCGAGATCTTGTTGAACAAGACCGAATTCACCGAGCAGATGGCCGATACCCTCGCGCGTGAGCGCAAACTGACACGCGACATCGTTACGCTGCTGGAAACGCTCATCGAAGCCGCAAGCCCAAGCATCGACCCTGGCACAGCCAAGCCACACAGCCGCGCGCTATTTGTCTATGCAAGCCTTATGGGCATTACCCACAGCTGGCTGTTCTCGCCTGAACTGTTCAACCTCAAGTCGCAACAGACGTTATTCACCAAGCAGCTGCTCGCCGACTGCCGCCCGCCAGAACCGGCATAG
- the mmsA gene encoding methylmalonate-semialdehyde dehydrogenase (CoA acylating) — protein sequence MTQSSAIPTVKLLIGGELMESSTSEWRDIINPATQEVLARVPFATEAEMNAAVASAKEAFKTWRKTPIGARSRIFLKYQQLIRENMKELAAILTAEQGKTLPDAEGDVFRGLEVVEHAAGIGNLQLGELANNVATGVDTYTLLQPLGVCAGITPFNFPAMIPLWMFPMAIATGNTFVLKPSEQDPMVTMRLAELALEAGVPPGVLNVIHGGADAVNLICDHPDIKAVSFVGSTKVGTHVYNRASQAGKRVQCMMGAKNHGIILPDAHKEQTLNNLTGAAFGAAGQRCMALSVLILVGEAQSWLPDLIAKAKTLKINAGAESGTDVGPVVSCAALDRISSLIERGVSEGAELVLDGRNPQVSGYDNGNFVGPTIFSGVKPEMSIYREEIFGPVLCVMQADTLDEAIELINANPNGNGTALFTRSGAAARHFQEEIDVGQVGINVPIPVPVPMFSFTGSRASKLGDLGPYGKQVVQFYTQTKTVTQRWFDENEVGGPVNTTINLK from the coding sequence ATGACCCAGTCAAGTGCCATCCCCACAGTCAAACTCCTGATCGGCGGTGAGCTGATGGAGTCGTCCACCAGCGAGTGGCGCGACATCATCAACCCGGCGACTCAGGAGGTCCTGGCCCGCGTGCCTTTCGCTACCGAAGCGGAAATGAATGCCGCCGTTGCCAGTGCCAAGGAAGCCTTCAAGACCTGGCGCAAGACCCCCATCGGCGCACGCTCGCGAATCTTCCTCAAGTACCAGCAGCTGATCCGTGAAAACATGAAGGAGCTGGCAGCGATCCTCACGGCGGAACAGGGCAAGACGCTGCCCGATGCCGAGGGCGACGTGTTCCGCGGGCTGGAAGTCGTCGAGCACGCCGCCGGGATTGGCAACCTGCAGCTGGGCGAGCTGGCCAACAACGTCGCAACGGGTGTGGACACCTACACCTTGCTGCAGCCGTTGGGCGTCTGCGCCGGGATTACACCGTTCAACTTCCCGGCGATGATCCCGCTGTGGATGTTTCCGATGGCAATCGCCACAGGTAATACCTTCGTCCTCAAGCCGTCCGAGCAGGACCCGATGGTGACCATGCGTCTCGCCGAACTGGCGCTTGAAGCGGGTGTACCGCCGGGCGTGCTTAACGTCATCCATGGCGGCGCCGATGCGGTGAACCTGATCTGCGACCACCCGGATATCAAGGCCGTCTCCTTCGTCGGCTCGACAAAAGTCGGCACACACGTCTACAACCGCGCCAGCCAGGCCGGCAAGCGCGTGCAGTGCATGATGGGCGCGAAGAACCACGGCATCATCCTGCCGGACGCCCACAAGGAGCAGACCCTTAACAACCTCACGGGCGCTGCATTCGGCGCGGCCGGTCAGCGCTGCATGGCGCTTTCAGTGCTGATCCTTGTGGGCGAGGCGCAGAGCTGGCTGCCGGATCTGATCGCCAAAGCCAAGACTTTGAAGATCAACGCAGGCGCTGAAAGCGGCACCGATGTCGGTCCGGTGGTTTCCTGCGCAGCGCTGGATCGCATCAGCTCGCTGATCGAACGCGGTGTATCGGAAGGCGCGGAACTGGTGCTGGACGGCCGCAACCCTCAGGTTTCCGGCTACGACAACGGCAACTTCGTCGGGCCAACCATTTTCTCCGGCGTGAAGCCCGAAATGAGCATCTACCGCGAAGAGATCTTCGGGCCGGTGCTCTGCGTGATGCAGGCCGACACGCTCGATGAAGCCATCGAACTGATCAACGCCAACCCCAACGGCAACGGCACCGCCCTCTTCACCCGTTCCGGCGCGGCAGCCCGGCATTTCCAGGAAGAAATCGATGTCGGCCAGGTGGGCATCAACGTGCCGATCCCGGTGCCGGTGCCGATGTTCTCCTTCACGGGTTCGCGCGCCTCGAAACTCGGCGACCTCGGCCCGTATGGCAAGCAGGTGGTGCAGTTCTACACTCAAACCAAGACCGTCACCCAGCGCTGGTTCGACGAGAACGAAGTCGGCGGCCCGGTGAACACCACCATCAACCTCAAGTAA